A window of Candidatus Delongbacteria bacterium contains these coding sequences:
- a CDS encoding PhnD/SsuA/transferrin family substrate-binding protein, producing the protein MNKEKYHIFEDKGMDIFLSDIKTEPLESEIVFSEEEQKKSHLLLYIASILVIIGIVSSIIFFQNFITNNRELNKKIRVINEKYTYLEEQIGKLDQNSSMIDDLKENCDSLIILTNEFQFYHPSKNDIYSKYWSMSIAYKYLLTWYDESLMSINLNSNLGRIDPLLEMKLKEFNEELPDILELMYCLHDFIVYKQKYPVAPKFSVKPVPNDIIEDLYSKLNRIRDIYNTNKAKIEIDFKILHDEIALVLNSYADEIELWRQFWKLYNTNNEKDKLAILARFPHMNNYLFKKNECNEIRIGLFQNYANAKLDGISNFPESIFGKRNLKIKKYIHSSDMHRDFRNNLLDFLILEGEKISEFAVEKNAELFASEVMGNSTNSDYYFYGKKGRVFSQLTDMKDHKLVIYGDYFSTSYYLAAEFLGKNSIDIDRFFSEIYFVQDHEKLVNLIKNNDDIVVTRESDFGKSKNSHQVFEKLLPIYKIGTSAVGAVISNKETVNEVCKNELYVGMDQTSVDTKLSYWVRANTNFDSSNIFSKRLAPQNLLLVETNPDSIISDILNSLKSEGFTLLNSEKSLTVIKDMGFEADKFLTIIKSESDYLISAMNTSSGKSFRYKLDLDDFGKSNNYSSLINGIIKSIGIDCKIEEISENRIKIDTPFYNLLDQNSVASLYTFDSINSGSSEIGMEKRLLGKCKFLTLGEGYALFEIDNDLELNSITSIYAEVLP; encoded by the coding sequence ATGAACAAAGAAAAGTACCATATTTTCGAAGATAAAGGGATGGATATTTTCCTATCAGATATTAAAACAGAACCTTTGGAAAGCGAAATTGTATTTAGCGAGGAAGAACAGAAAAAGTCACATTTACTCCTATATATAGCTTCAATATTGGTGATTATAGGAATTGTTTCTTCAATAATCTTTTTTCAAAACTTCATTACAAACAATCGTGAATTAAATAAGAAAATTCGTGTAATAAATGAAAAATACACTTACTTGGAAGAGCAGATTGGGAAACTAGATCAAAACTCCTCTATGATAGATGATTTAAAAGAAAATTGCGATTCTCTAATTATTCTTACAAATGAATTTCAATTTTATCATCCATCAAAAAACGATATATACTCAAAGTATTGGAGTATGAGTATTGCTTATAAATATCTGTTAACTTGGTATGATGAAAGTTTAATGAGCATAAATTTAAATTCAAATCTTGGCAGAATAGATCCTCTTCTGGAGATGAAACTAAAAGAGTTTAACGAAGAACTACCAGATATTCTGGAGCTAATGTATTGTTTACATGATTTTATTGTCTATAAGCAAAAGTATCCAGTAGCACCAAAATTTTCGGTTAAACCTGTTCCAAACGATATAATTGAAGACTTATACTCCAAATTAAATAGAATTCGTGATATTTATAATACTAACAAAGCAAAAATTGAAATAGATTTTAAAATTCTTCATGATGAAATAGCTTTGGTTTTGAATAGTTACGCAGACGAGATTGAATTGTGGAGACAATTTTGGAAATTATATAATACCAACAATGAAAAAGACAAATTAGCGATCCTTGCAAGATTTCCTCACATGAATAATTATCTATTCAAGAAAAATGAGTGCAATGAAATTAGAATAGGTCTTTTTCAAAATTATGCGAATGCTAAATTGGATGGAATTTCCAATTTTCCTGAATCAATTTTTGGTAAGAGAAATCTGAAAATAAAAAAGTATATTCACAGTTCTGATATGCATAGAGACTTCAGAAATAACCTTTTAGATTTCCTCATTTTGGAAGGCGAAAAAATTAGTGAATTTGCTGTAGAAAAAAATGCAGAACTTTTTGCATCTGAAGTAATGGGTAATTCCACAAATTCAGATTACTATTTTTATGGTAAAAAGGGTAGAGTTTTTTCTCAGTTAACTGATATGAAAGATCATAAACTTGTGATATATGGTGATTATTTTTCAACTTCATATTATTTAGCAGCTGAATTCTTAGGTAAAAACTCCATTGATATAGATAGATTTTTCAGCGAGATCTATTTCGTACAGGACCATGAAAAATTAGTCAATCTTATTAAAAATAATGATGATATCGTAGTTACCAGAGAATCAGATTTTGGTAAGAGTAAAAATAGTCATCAAGTATTCGAAAAACTACTTCCAATATACAAGATCGGGACATCTGCAGTTGGAGCTGTAATTAGTAATAAGGAAACGGTAAATGAAGTATGTAAAAATGAACTTTATGTAGGGATGGATCAAACATCCGTAGATACGAAACTATCATACTGGGTAAGAGCTAATACAAATTTTGACTCTTCAAATATCTTTTCAAAAAGATTAGCACCACAAAATCTACTTTTAGTAGAAACTAATCCTGATAGTATTATTTCTGATATTTTAAATAGTCTAAAATCTGAAGGATTTACTCTTCTAAACTCTGAAAAAAGTTTAACTGTGATAAAAGATATGGGTTTTGAAGCTGATAAATTTCTTACAATTATAAAAAGTGAATCTGACTATCTTATTTCTGCAATGAATACAAGTTCTGGAAAAAGTTTTAGGTATAAACTTGATTTAGATGATTTTGGAAAATCCAATAATTATTCATCCTTGATAAATGGGATAATTAAGAGTATTGGAATTGATTGTAAAATTGAGGAAATCAGTGAAAACCGAATCAAAATAGATACTCCTTTTTATAATCTTTTAGATCAAAATTCTGTAGCATCTCTCTATACTTTTGATTCCATAAACTCAGGTAGTTCAGAAATAGGAATGGAAAAAAGATTATTGGGGAAATGTAAGTTTTTGACATTAGGTGAAGGCTATGCACTATTTGAAATAGATAATGATCTAGAGCTTAACAGTATCACAAGTATTTATGCTGAGGTATTGCCATGA